A window of Gemmatimonadota bacterium contains these coding sequences:
- a CDS encoding PLP-dependent aminotransferase family protein, translated as MRPPTRRRGASAPTIALPLDTEREELPLYAQLYQRLREHILSGSLAAGTAIPSARTMAADLRLSRNTVETAVGLLVADGFVSRRVGSGTIVADVHALASLAPRSRRGPVPPMARAPETSASAETPLSTRGVRLADAGMAEREADHRGLPTTVDVTRFPIAEWNRLLARAARECGVRALQTGDPQGERALRRAIADHVRLARGVRCTADQVLIVNSTQHALDLTSRLLLDRGDRVLVEEPGYPSARAVFEAGGAVLSGVPVDRHGARTDRLDEFPSARLLYLTPSHQFPLGVTLTVRRRLAALAWARAHEAWIVEDDYDSEFRYDGRPIAALQGLDRNGRVLYVGTFNKVLFPGLRLAYLIVPEVLASAFTSARRLTDGGAPPHVQAALAAFIRSGQFAAHLRAMRLTYRARRDTLVRRLSALGNAVRLGASDTGLHLVAHLADGVDDLRLAAAGAGHGLGIAPLSTYYAERAAGPRGPRGLLLTFGASSVAQISAGVTALAPLLRPTKGAGRVRRAPNP; from the coding sequence ATGCGTCCGCCGACGCGCCGCCGCGGCGCCAGCGCCCCGACCATCGCCCTCCCGCTCGACACCGAACGCGAGGAGCTGCCCCTGTATGCGCAGCTCTACCAGCGGCTGCGGGAGCACATCCTCAGCGGCAGTCTCGCGGCGGGCACGGCGATCCCGTCCGCACGCACGATGGCCGCGGACCTGCGCCTCTCGCGGAACACCGTCGAGACCGCCGTGGGGCTCCTCGTCGCCGACGGATTCGTCTCACGGCGCGTGGGCTCTGGGACGATCGTGGCCGACGTGCACGCGCTCGCATCGCTCGCCCCGCGCTCGCGACGTGGGCCGGTCCCGCCGATGGCACGTGCGCCGGAGACCTCTGCCTCGGCGGAAACGCCACTGTCGACGCGGGGAGTCAGACTCGCGGACGCGGGCATGGCCGAGCGCGAAGCTGACCACCGGGGGCTGCCCACGACCGTCGACGTCACGCGCTTCCCGATCGCCGAGTGGAACCGCCTGCTCGCGCGCGCCGCGCGCGAGTGCGGGGTACGCGCCCTGCAGACCGGCGACCCACAGGGCGAACGCGCCCTCCGGCGCGCGATCGCCGACCACGTGCGCCTCGCGCGTGGCGTACGGTGCACCGCCGACCAGGTCCTCATCGTCAACAGCACGCAACATGCGCTCGACCTGACGAGCCGGCTCCTGCTGGACCGCGGTGATCGCGTCCTCGTGGAGGAGCCCGGGTATCCGAGCGCCCGCGCCGTCTTCGAGGCGGGCGGCGCCGTGCTCTCGGGCGTCCCGGTGGATCGCCACGGCGCGCGGACCGATCGCCTGGACGAGTTCCCCTCCGCCCGGCTGCTCTACCTCACGCCATCACACCAGTTCCCGCTCGGCGTGACGCTCACCGTGCGCCGTCGGCTCGCGGCGCTCGCATGGGCGCGCGCGCATGAGGCGTGGATCGTCGAGGACGACTACGACAGCGAGTTCCGTTACGACGGGCGCCCGATCGCCGCGCTCCAGGGCCTCGACCGCAATGGACGCGTGCTCTACGTGGGGACGTTCAACAAGGTGCTCTTCCCGGGCCTGCGCCTCGCGTACCTGATCGTGCCCGAGGTGCTCGCGTCGGCGTTCACGAGCGCCCGGCGCCTGACCGACGGCGGCGCGCCACCCCATGTGCAGGCGGCGCTCGCGGCCTTCATCCGTTCCGGCCAGTTCGCCGCGCACCTGCGCGCGATGCGGCTGACCTACCGCGCGCGGCGCGACACGCTGGTGCGCCGACTCTCCGCACTCGGCAACGCCGTGCGCCTCGGTGCGAGCGATACTGGGCTCCATCTGGTCGCGCACCTGGCCGACGGGGTCGACGATCTGCGACTGGCCGCGGCCGGGGCCGGGCACGGCCTCGGGATCGCTCCGCTCTCGACCTACTACGCCGAACGCGCCGCCGGTCCACGTGGTCCGCGCGGGCTGCTCCTCACGTTCGGCGCGTCGTCCGTCGCGCAGATCAGCGCCGGCGTGACGGCCCTCGCACCGCTGCTCCGCCCGACGAAGGGCGCGGGCCGCGTCAGGCGCGCACCCAATCCATGA
- the uvrA gene encoding excinuclease ABC subunit UvrA: MPGDSLIVRGAREHNLKNIDVTIPRDKLTVITGLSGSGKSSLAFDTIFAEGQRRYVESLSAYARQFLGLMEKPDVDAIEGLSPAISIEQKTAGANPRSTVGTVTEIYDYLRLLYARAGTPHCPNCGRAVSKQTPTQIAEIVLTWPSGTKIEILAPLVRGRKGEFRDLFEDARKQGFVRALVDGELVDLADPPKLNRKLNHDVSIVVDRLVVKKEDRGRLTDSVETALRLAEGLAEIVRHDGPKAATQMFSEKYGCPTCGISMPELEPRHFSFNSPFGACATCSGLGTKRTASPELILGDPTISILEGVILPWGEPDGYLRRVILPALAKQLKFELNTPWGKLPDRVKFELLFGTQKKKGEDESRWEGILSNVQRRYSETTSDAIRGELEAYMVVAECPDCNGRRLKKESLAVTIHGRNIGEFTECSAADALAFALSVPVRGNGKPGLDEGIAGPILKEVSERLRFLVDVGLDYLTLDRSAESLSGGEAQRIRLATQIGSRLVGVLYILDEPSIGLHQRDNARLLDTLKRLRDLGNTVLVVEHDEETIMEADHLIDLGLGAGKHGGSVIAEGTVKQVMAVKASITGQYLNGVRTIPMPSTRRPRDKERVLRIEGAREHNLQKVNAEFPLGLFVAVTGVSGSGKSTLVEDILQKTLSRHFFRARVVPGQHDRIKGLEHLDKVIDIDQTPIGRTPRSNPATYTGLFTPIRDLFAEMPEAKLRGYGPGRFSFNVKGGRCEACQGDGLVKIEMHFLPDVYVTCEQCRGKRYNRETLDVKFRGKSITEVLDLTVEDALEVFENQPRIHHKLQTLMDVGLGYIHLGQSATTLSGGEAQRVKLATELSKRDTGRTLYILDEPTTGLHFEDVRVLLEVLHKLVDRGNTVLVIEHNLDVIKTADWIVDLGPEGGSGGGTIVAEGTPEQVAKVKASHTGRYLAKVLRG, encoded by the coding sequence ATGCCAGGCGACTCCCTGATCGTCCGCGGTGCCCGCGAGCACAATCTCAAGAACATCGACGTCACGATCCCCCGGGACAAGCTGACGGTCATCACCGGGCTGTCGGGCAGCGGCAAGTCCTCGCTCGCGTTCGACACCATCTTCGCCGAAGGCCAGCGGCGCTACGTCGAGTCGCTCTCCGCGTACGCCCGCCAGTTCCTCGGGCTCATGGAGAAGCCCGACGTCGATGCCATCGAGGGGCTCTCGCCCGCGATCTCGATCGAGCAGAAGACCGCCGGCGCCAATCCGCGCTCCACGGTCGGGACCGTCACCGAGATCTACGACTACCTGCGCCTGCTCTACGCCCGCGCCGGCACGCCGCACTGTCCCAACTGCGGGCGCGCCGTCTCGAAGCAGACGCCCACGCAGATCGCCGAGATCGTCCTCACCTGGCCGAGCGGCACGAAGATCGAGATCCTCGCGCCCCTCGTCCGCGGCCGGAAGGGCGAGTTCCGTGACCTCTTCGAGGACGCGCGCAAGCAGGGTTTCGTCCGCGCCCTGGTCGACGGCGAGCTCGTGGACCTCGCCGACCCGCCCAAGCTCAATCGCAAGCTCAACCACGACGTCTCCATCGTGGTCGACCGGCTCGTCGTGAAGAAGGAGGATCGTGGCCGCCTCACCGATTCGGTCGAGACGGCCCTCCGCCTCGCCGAAGGGCTCGCCGAGATCGTGCGGCACGACGGCCCCAAGGCGGCGACGCAGATGTTCAGCGAGAAGTACGGCTGCCCGACGTGCGGCATCTCCATGCCCGAGCTCGAGCCGCGCCACTTCTCGTTCAACTCCCCCTTCGGCGCCTGCGCCACCTGCTCGGGACTCGGCACCAAGCGCACCGCTTCGCCCGAGCTCATCCTCGGTGACCCGACGATCTCGATCCTCGAGGGCGTCATCCTCCCTTGGGGCGAGCCTGACGGCTACCTGCGGCGCGTGATCCTCCCCGCGCTCGCCAAGCAGCTCAAGTTCGAGCTCAACACCCCGTGGGGGAAACTCCCCGATCGCGTGAAGTTCGAGCTCCTCTTCGGCACCCAGAAGAAGAAGGGCGAGGACGAATCGCGCTGGGAGGGCATCCTCTCCAACGTGCAGCGCCGATACTCCGAGACGACTTCCGACGCGATCCGCGGCGAACTCGAGGCGTACATGGTCGTCGCCGAGTGCCCGGACTGCAACGGCCGTCGCCTCAAGAAGGAATCGCTCGCGGTCACCATCCACGGGCGCAACATCGGCGAGTTCACCGAGTGCTCCGCCGCCGACGCGCTCGCGTTCGCGCTGAGCGTCCCGGTGCGGGGCAACGGCAAGCCCGGGCTCGACGAGGGGATCGCCGGTCCCATCCTCAAGGAAGTGAGCGAGCGGCTGCGCTTCCTCGTGGACGTCGGCCTCGACTACCTCACGCTCGATCGCTCCGCCGAATCGCTCTCCGGCGGCGAGGCGCAGCGCATCCGCCTGGCGACGCAGATCGGGTCGCGGCTCGTCGGGGTGCTCTACATCCTCGACGAACCCTCCATCGGCCTGCACCAGCGCGACAACGCGCGACTCCTCGACACGCTCAAGCGGCTCCGCGACCTCGGCAACACCGTCCTCGTCGTCGAGCACGACGAGGAGACGATCATGGAGGCCGACCACCTCATCGACCTCGGGCTCGGCGCCGGCAAGCATGGCGGCTCGGTCATCGCCGAGGGCACCGTGAAGCAGGTGATGGCGGTGAAGGCGTCCATCACCGGGCAGTACCTCAATGGCGTGCGCACCATCCCCATGCCGTCCACGCGCCGTCCGCGCGACAAGGAGCGCGTGCTGCGCATCGAGGGCGCGCGCGAGCACAACCTGCAGAAGGTGAACGCCGAGTTCCCGCTCGGGCTGTTCGTCGCCGTCACCGGCGTGTCCGGTTCGGGGAAGAGCACGCTCGTCGAGGACATCCTGCAGAAGACGCTCTCTCGGCACTTCTTCCGGGCGCGCGTGGTGCCGGGCCAGCACGACCGCATCAAGGGGCTCGAGCATCTCGACAAGGTCATCGACATCGACCAGACGCCCATCGGGCGCACGCCGCGCTCCAATCCGGCGACCTACACCGGGCTCTTCACGCCCATCCGCGACCTCTTCGCCGAGATGCCGGAGGCGAAGCTCCGCGGCTACGGCCCGGGCCGCTTCTCGTTCAACGTGAAGGGGGGGCGCTGCGAGGCGTGCCAGGGCGACGGGCTCGTGAAGATCGAGATGCACTTCCTCCCCGACGTCTACGTCACCTGCGAGCAGTGCCGCGGCAAGCGCTACAACCGCGAGACGCTCGACGTGAAGTTCCGCGGGAAGAGCATCACCGAGGTGCTCGACCTCACGGTGGAGGATGCGCTCGAGGTCTTCGAGAACCAGCCGCGCATCCATCACAAGCTGCAGACGCTCATGGACGTCGGGCTCGGCTACATCCACCTCGGCCAGAGCGCGACGACGCTCTCCGGCGGCGAGGCCCAGCGCGTGAAGCTCGCGACCGAACTCTCCAAGCGGGACACCGGCCGCACGCTCTACATCCTCGACGAACCGACGACGGGACTGCACTTCGAGGACGTGCGGGTGCTGCTCGAGGTGCTCCACAAGCTCGTCGATCGGGGCAACACCGTGCTGGTGATCGAGCACAACCTCGACGTGATCAAGACGGCGGACTGGATCGTGGACCTCGGGCCCGAGGGCGGGTCAGGGGGCGGCACGATCGTCGCCGAGGGGACGCCGGAGCAGGTGGCGAAGGTGAAGGCGTCGCACACGGGGCGGTACTTGGCGAAGGTGCTGCGCGGGTAG
- a CDS encoding tetratricopeptide repeat protein yields the protein MLDPLDRPEAGSAPDPEQLPLGMFEGIPLVPVETFGPDDEVIIVPVREPPVCGEWSYDDSELEEPRFVARRIDGVAAPTMKATPIAPIRTVVDSRPAGQPAPRRSVPVAGSVVTIAGAARPDVAPSRAMRPSMEALRLAFEQSPGDTARALAYVAALEKKNDAAAALTVLDRAEAAGGDAFLILCARASALGATLKYDDAESMIKKAAKLRPEAPEVFLQMGILACRRARWREAVEPLKRAIALAPENASAHYHVGEALNQTDDKPGALAAYQRAAELEPDHWRALKGVGIVLDRLGRSPEAADFYRRARDAQRA from the coding sequence GTGCTCGACCCCCTCGACCGCCCCGAAGCCGGCTCCGCCCCCGACCCCGAGCAGCTGCCGCTCGGGATGTTCGAGGGCATCCCGCTCGTGCCGGTCGAGACCTTCGGGCCGGACGACGAGGTCATCATCGTCCCGGTCCGCGAGCCGCCCGTCTGCGGCGAGTGGTCGTATGACGACAGCGAGCTCGAGGAGCCCCGGTTCGTGGCGCGCCGCATCGACGGCGTGGCGGCCCCCACGATGAAGGCGACGCCGATCGCGCCCATCCGGACCGTGGTGGACTCGCGGCCGGCGGGCCAGCCGGCGCCGCGGCGGTCGGTGCCGGTCGCCGGGTCGGTGGTGACCATCGCCGGGGCCGCGCGACCCGATGTCGCGCCGTCCCGGGCGATGCGTCCGTCCATGGAAGCGCTCCGGCTCGCGTTCGAGCAGTCGCCGGGGGACACGGCCCGTGCCCTCGCGTACGTCGCCGCACTCGAGAAGAAGAACGACGCCGCGGCGGCGCTCACCGTGCTCGACCGCGCCGAGGCGGCGGGAGGCGATGCCTTCCTCATCCTCTGCGCGCGGGCCAGCGCGCTCGGCGCCACGCTCAAGTACGATGACGCCGAGTCGATGATCAAGAAGGCCGCGAAGCTGCGTCCCGAGGCACCCGAGGTCTTCCTGCAGATGGGGATCCTCGCCTGCCGGCGCGCGCGCTGGCGCGAGGCGGTGGAACCGCTCAAGCGGGCGATCGCGCTCGCGCCGGAGAACGCCTCGGCGCACTACCACGTGGGCGAGGCGCTGAACCAGACCGACGACAAGCCCGGCGCGCTCGCGGCGTACCAGCGGGCGGCGGAGCTCGAGCCGGACCACTGGCGCGCGCTCAAGGGCGTCGGGATCGTCCTGGACCGTCTCGGGCGTTCACCCGAGGCGGCCGATTTCTATCGACGGGCCCGCGACGCCCAGCGCGCCTGA
- a CDS encoding transglutaminase domain-containing protein, which translates to MTHDRPRHPDPNRGRRRTTAAVLILGAWLVGVGLLVRREFFRESAAILAEAALRLGPSTSFYLVEQDGRQIGYASTTIDTSLTQFEVTDFFTADLPVAGQEFRASARSVITLSRSLVLQTFDVSIESAVAPMSIVGRAEGDTGVAFVMNVPGQPADTQRLAVRGPILLPTMIPAVAVLVRDPEVGKTVTIASFDPATMAAKDLTLRFAAESLFTLVDSAKFDSTSMRFVSALTDTVRAWKLEPTDGAGFSGWVDAQGRVVESTQPGGIVLKRIAYEIAFENWRRDRIARGTQSAPAPGAASGTGRTVGDILEGTAIAAGALPGRDGPTRLRVRLSGTSLDGFDLQGGRQRREGNELTITREGADVLAADWTLAGRQAGFRQRFAAELASEPLLQANDPAIVALALRIAGNERDPRVVAERINRWVHDSLAKEITLSIPNAVQVLRSRRGDCNEHTQLFTALARAVGIPTRIATGLAYVNGKFYYHAWPEIRLRDWVAVDPTFGQFPADAAHLRFVRGGLTRQGELLRLVGTLRIEVLDAR; encoded by the coding sequence ATGACCCACGACCGACCGCGGCATCCGGATCCGAACCGCGGGCGACGGCGCACGACCGCCGCCGTCCTCATCCTCGGCGCGTGGCTGGTGGGCGTGGGCCTGCTCGTCCGCCGCGAGTTCTTCCGCGAGAGCGCCGCGATCCTCGCCGAGGCCGCGTTGCGGCTGGGTCCGAGCACGAGCTTCTATCTGGTGGAGCAGGACGGCCGGCAGATCGGTTACGCCTCGACGACGATCGACACGTCGCTCACGCAGTTCGAGGTGACGGACTTCTTCACGGCCGACCTCCCAGTCGCCGGTCAGGAGTTCCGGGCGAGCGCGCGGAGCGTGATCACGCTGTCGCGGTCGCTCGTGCTGCAGACCTTCGACGTCTCGATCGAGAGCGCCGTCGCGCCGATGAGCATCGTGGGGCGCGCCGAGGGCGACACCGGGGTCGCGTTCGTGATGAACGTCCCCGGACAGCCGGCCGACACGCAGCGCCTCGCGGTGCGCGGGCCGATCCTGCTGCCGACGATGATCCCCGCGGTCGCGGTGCTGGTGCGCGATCCCGAGGTGGGGAAGACGGTGACGATCGCGAGCTTCGATCCGGCGACGATGGCGGCGAAGGACCTCACGCTGCGCTTCGCGGCGGAGAGCCTCTTCACGCTGGTGGACAGCGCCAAGTTCGATTCGACGTCGATGCGATTCGTCTCGGCGCTCACCGACACCGTGCGCGCCTGGAAGCTCGAGCCGACGGACGGGGCGGGATTCAGCGGCTGGGTCGATGCGCAGGGCCGCGTGGTGGAGTCGACGCAGCCGGGCGGGATCGTGCTCAAGCGGATCGCGTACGAGATCGCGTTCGAGAACTGGCGTCGCGACCGGATCGCGAGGGGAACGCAGTCGGCGCCGGCGCCGGGCGCGGCGAGCGGGACGGGACGCACCGTCGGCGACATCCTCGAAGGCACGGCGATCGCGGCCGGGGCGCTCCCCGGGCGGGACGGTCCGACGCGACTGCGGGTGCGGCTCTCCGGCACGTCGCTCGACGGCTTCGATCTCCAGGGCGGCCGGCAGCGGCGCGAGGGGAACGAGCTGACCATCACGCGCGAAGGGGCCGACGTCCTCGCGGCCGACTGGACGCTCGCCGGACGACAGGCGGGCTTCCGCCAGCGCTTCGCCGCCGAGCTGGCGAGCGAGCCGCTGCTGCAGGCCAACGACCCGGCGATCGTCGCGCTCGCGCTCCGGATCGCGGGGAACGAACGCGACCCGCGGGTGGTGGCCGAGCGGATCAATCGCTGGGTGCACGACTCGCTGGCGAAGGAGATCACGCTGTCGATCCCCAACGCGGTGCAGGTGCTCCGCTCGCGGCGCGGCGACTGCAACGAGCACACGCAGCTCTTCACCGCCCTCGCGCGCGCGGTCGGCATCCCGACGCGGATCGCGACGGGGCTCGCGTACGTGAACGGCAAGTTCTACTACCATGCGTGGCCGGAGATCCGGCTCCGCGATTGGGTCGCGGTCGATCCCACCTTCGGGCAGTTCCCGGCCGATGCGGCGCACCTGCGCTTCGTCCGCGGCGGGCTGACCCGGCAGGGGGAGCTGCTGCGGCTCGTGGGCACACTCCGGATCGAGGTGCTGGACGCGCGATGA
- a CDS encoding ABC transporter ATP-binding protein: MIELLKLSKQYGDFTAVDAIDLVVPRGELFGFLGPNGAGKTTTLRMIAGILKPTSGTIRVAGVDMTADPITAKSKLGFIPDRPFIYEKLTGAEFLRFVAGLYDQRGDEIEHRARELLALFDLEEWRDELVESYSHGMRQKLIISSAFVHRPEVIVVDEPMVGLDPKAARILKDLFREYTHRGHTIIFSTHTLEVAESLCDRLAIIVNGRIKAYGTMTDLRRDLQGGEKGLEEIFLRLTGENAARNLVDVLDA, translated from the coding sequence ATGATCGAACTCCTCAAGCTCTCCAAGCAGTACGGCGACTTCACCGCCGTCGACGCGATCGACCTCGTGGTCCCCCGCGGCGAGTTGTTCGGCTTCCTCGGGCCCAATGGCGCGGGGAAGACGACGACGCTGCGCATGATCGCCGGCATCCTCAAGCCGACGAGCGGGACGATCCGCGTGGCCGGCGTGGACATGACGGCGGACCCGATCACGGCGAAGTCGAAGCTGGGGTTCATCCCCGACCGGCCGTTCATCTACGAGAAGCTCACCGGCGCGGAGTTCCTGCGCTTCGTGGCGGGGCTCTACGACCAGCGCGGCGACGAGATCGAGCACCGCGCGCGCGAACTGCTGGCCCTCTTCGACCTCGAGGAGTGGCGCGACGAGCTCGTGGAGAGCTACTCGCACGGGATGCGGCAGAAGCTGATCATCTCGAGCGCGTTCGTGCACCGGCCGGAGGTCATCGTGGTGGACGAGCCGATGGTCGGCCTCGACCCGAAGGCGGCGCGCATCCTCAAGGACCTCTTCCGCGAGTACACGCACCGCGGGCACACGATCATCTTCTCGACGCACACGCTCGAGGTGGCCGAGTCGCTCTGCGACCGCCTCGCGATCATCGTGAACGGGCGGATCAAGGCGTATGGCACGATGACCGACCTGCGGCGCGACCTGCAGGGCGGCGAGAAGGGGCTGGAGGAGATCTTCCTCCGGCTCACGGGCGAGAACGCCGCGCGCAACCTCGTCGATGTCCTCGATGCCTGA
- a CDS encoding GNAT family N-acetyltransferase yields the protein MTSQRITRANETDIPSLLSLNNRYSAAGLTLARSAEFAANHLGDYRVLRDASGGILGCVALDEYSPSVAEVISLAVEQDAQGLGYGRQLIAAVVELARSRGYGELFAVSYSDELFLSCGFERAPLATYPEKISRYQKVDRTEIEVGEKHCFARQLG from the coding sequence ATGACCTCCCAGAGGATCACCCGCGCGAACGAGACGGACATCCCGTCGCTGCTCTCGCTGAACAACCGGTACTCGGCGGCGGGCTTGACGCTCGCGCGGTCCGCTGAGTTCGCGGCGAACCACCTGGGGGACTACCGCGTGCTGCGCGACGCGAGCGGCGGCATCCTCGGGTGCGTGGCGCTGGACGAGTATTCGCCGAGCGTGGCGGAGGTGATCTCGCTGGCGGTTGAGCAGGACGCGCAGGGGCTCGGGTACGGTCGACAGCTGATCGCCGCGGTGGTGGAGCTCGCGCGGTCGCGCGGGTACGGGGAGCTGTTCGCGGTGAGCTACTCGGACGAGCTCTTCCTGAGCTGCGGGTTCGAGCGGGCGCCGCTGGCGACGTACCCGGAGAAGATCTCGCGGTACCAGAAGGTGGACCGGACGGAGATCGAGGTGGGCGAGAAGCACTGCTTCGCGCGCCAGCTGGGGTGA